Proteins encoded by one window of Ktedonobacterales bacterium:
- a CDS encoding slipin family protein produces MDSGTVTLIVLLCVLVLIVLIFVRAGLRVVQQYERGVIFRLGRLQGAKGPGLFWIWPFISRIRRVDLRIITLEVPPQEVITRDNVTIKVTAVVYFYVVDPAQAVVQVMDYFRATAQIAQTTLRNVLGQSELDEILAEREVINRKLQAIIDEQTEKWGVKVTVVEIKDVELPTSMQRAMAKQAEAEREKRAKVIHAQGEAMAANTLAQAAEVISSAPAALQLRYLQTLTEIAAEKNSTIVLTDIAGFLTHVSNGTHPLDALKSASLESAPKR; encoded by the coding sequence ATGGATTCGGGAACTGTGACCCTCATTGTCCTTTTGTGTGTCCTGGTTTTGATTGTCCTCATCTTTGTCAGGGCAGGACTGCGTGTGGTGCAGCAGTACGAGCGTGGCGTCATTTTCCGCCTGGGCCGCCTCCAGGGGGCGAAAGGTCCGGGGCTGTTCTGGATCTGGCCGTTTATCAGCCGGATACGCCGCGTGGACCTGCGCATCATTACGCTGGAAGTGCCGCCGCAGGAAGTCATCACCCGCGATAACGTGACTATCAAAGTGACGGCGGTGGTATATTTCTATGTGGTGGACCCGGCCCAGGCAGTGGTGCAGGTGATGGACTACTTCCGCGCGACGGCTCAGATTGCCCAGACGACCTTGCGCAATGTGCTGGGGCAGTCGGAATTGGATGAGATTCTGGCCGAGCGCGAGGTGATTAACCGCAAGCTTCAGGCGATCATTGATGAGCAGACCGAGAAATGGGGTGTGAAGGTGACGGTGGTGGAGATCAAGGATGTGGAACTGCCGACTTCGATGCAGCGGGCGATGGCGAAACAGGCCGAGGCCGAGCGCGAGAAGCGGGCGAAGGTCATCCATGCCCAGGGCGAGGCGATGGCGGCTAATACGCTGGCCCAGGCTGCCGAGGTAATCTCCAGCGCGCCTGCGGCGCTGCAACTGCGCTATCTGCAAACGCTGACCGAGATTGCCGCCGAGAAAAACTCGACGATTGTGCTGACCGATATTGCGGGCTTTTTGACACATGTCAGCAACGGGACGCATCCGTTGGATGCCCTCAAATCGGCCTCCCTGGAGTCAGCGCCCAAACGCTAA